In a single window of the bacterium BMS3Abin02 genome:
- the dnaX_2 gene encoding DNA polymerase III subunit tau — MDYQALYRKYRPQRFSEIVGQDHIIETLEREIGEGRVAHAYLFAGPRGTGKTTTARVLAKSLNCPDRNSEGEPCGECLSCVAIAEGSSLDVIELDAASHNSVEDIREMRVSVSTVASVGGAKRVFILDEAHMLSKAAGNALLKTLEEPPEHVHFVLATTEPYKLLDTIRSRSQRFDFRQVPVDVLVAHLRRISASEGYDTADLALAAVARRARGSVRDALSLLEQVAALGEGRVQVQGVNRALGLADGEAFSRLSSAITSQDAKAALELVAELSSQGVDLRRFVSEALGYFRGVFLAHYAPNLAEVADEPETTLDEWRKVAHELPPQEVLRAVDHLSEALLRLREGREERLMVELALLKLTRPETSVDVASFAARMDRVEQQVRRIQQTAPRPSRSPAVPSSPAREADVSEATTEQTRKAESVPTVEPRDAETVPVESHEEQLDTPTMPLVEGLTIEQFETVWPALVGAVRDELGPRRLAMFREASPGHVEGSTVVLVLPEHLGFHLAQINSDPHIAGIVAARASELLGGSVQIVFRSSAVAPADASDQRVPDKDQLVEAPADADPGALVEGLLGGQVIEDIPRD, encoded by the coding sequence GTGGACTACCAGGCGCTCTACCGCAAGTACCGGCCGCAACGCTTCTCGGAGATCGTGGGCCAGGATCACATCATCGAGACCCTCGAGCGAGAGATCGGGGAGGGACGTGTCGCCCATGCCTACCTCTTTGCCGGACCGCGCGGCACCGGAAAGACCACGACCGCGAGGGTGCTCGCCAAGTCATTGAACTGCCCGGATCGCAACTCCGAGGGTGAACCTTGCGGAGAGTGTCTATCGTGCGTGGCGATCGCCGAGGGATCGTCGCTCGACGTGATCGAACTCGACGCTGCTTCCCACAACAGTGTGGAAGACATCAGAGAGATGCGGGTGAGCGTCTCGACCGTCGCGTCGGTCGGAGGGGCGAAGCGAGTGTTCATCCTCGACGAGGCCCACATGCTGTCCAAGGCCGCGGGTAATGCACTGTTGAAGACGCTCGAAGAGCCGCCGGAGCATGTCCATTTCGTGCTTGCCACGACGGAGCCGTACAAGTTGCTCGACACCATTCGGAGCCGCTCTCAGCGGTTCGATTTCCGGCAGGTGCCGGTCGACGTGCTCGTCGCGCATCTGCGTCGCATCAGTGCCTCGGAAGGCTACGACACTGCGGACCTCGCCCTGGCGGCCGTCGCTCGTCGCGCGAGAGGTTCGGTTCGCGACGCTCTCAGCCTGCTGGAACAGGTCGCTGCACTCGGCGAAGGAAGGGTGCAAGTCCAGGGCGTGAACCGGGCTTTGGGTCTCGCAGATGGTGAGGCTTTCTCTCGGCTCTCGTCGGCCATCACGAGCCAGGATGCGAAGGCGGCGCTCGAACTCGTGGCGGAACTCTCGTCCCAGGGTGTCGACCTGAGACGATTCGTGTCCGAGGCCCTCGGCTACTTCCGTGGCGTGTTCCTCGCCCACTACGCCCCCAACCTCGCCGAGGTGGCCGACGAACCGGAAACCACACTGGACGAGTGGCGGAAGGTGGCTCACGAGTTGCCTCCACAAGAGGTGCTGCGTGCGGTCGACCATCTCAGCGAAGCACTCCTGAGGCTCAGAGAAGGTCGTGAAGAGAGACTCATGGTGGAGTTGGCATTGCTCAAGCTGACACGACCGGAAACGAGCGTCGATGTCGCCTCTTTCGCAGCTCGGATGGATAGGGTCGAACAGCAAGTCAGGCGTATCCAGCAGACGGCGCCTCGACCTTCCCGGTCGCCGGCGGTCCCTTCGTCGCCGGCGAGAGAGGCCGATGTCTCGGAGGCGACGACGGAGCAGACGCGAAAAGCCGAGTCGGTACCGACCGTCGAGCCTCGAGACGCCGAGACGGTACCGGTCGAGAGCCATGAGGAGCAGCTCGACACGCCGACCATGCCTCTCGTCGAGGGGCTGACGATCGAGCAGTTCGAGACGGTGTGGCCGGCATTGGTCGGCGCCGTTCGAGACGAGTTGGGTCCGCGACGACTCGCGATGTTCCGCGAGGCAAGCCCCGGGCATGTGGAAGGGTCGACGGTCGTGCTCGTGCTTCCTGAACATCTCGGTTTTCATCTCGCGCAGATCAACAGCGATCCGCACATAGCCGGAATCGTCGCGGCTCGAGCGAGCGAACTACTCGGAGGATCGGTCCAGATCGTCTTCCGGTCGAGCGCCGTTGCGCCGGCCGACGCGAGCGATCAACGCGTCCCGGACAAGGATCAACTGGTCGAGGCTCCCGCCGACGCAGATCCGGGAGCGCTCGTTGAGGGTCTGCTGGGCGGGCAGGTCATCGAGGACATCCCCAGGGACTGA
- the ybhF_2 gene encoding putative ABC transporter ATP-binding protein YbhF, whose translation MNQTPDARDAGTGAQDAPSNRTPAVWARGLVRRFGKSLAVDNVSLSIDRGEFYGLLGPNGAGKTTTIKMIVGLLRPTAGTAGINEFETWRQPIEVKRRVGVLPEEFNLYDRLTGSELLDFTAAIHHIPKKDAVSRRRELLHLLDLEDSASALIADYSRGMRKKLALAAAVIHAPPVLFLDEPFEGVDPVSARLIRRLLQSYTAQGSTVVFSSHVMDLVERLCTRVGIMLHGKLVAEATPTELKAQHGSMEDAFLSAVGAEDLGEGLEWLTASSG comes from the coding sequence GTGAACCAGACACCAGACGCCCGCGACGCGGGCACCGGGGCCCAAGATGCTCCATCGAACCGAACCCCTGCCGTCTGGGCACGCGGTCTCGTGCGGCGGTTCGGCAAGAGCCTGGCCGTCGACAACGTGAGCCTCTCGATCGACCGCGGGGAATTCTACGGACTTCTCGGACCGAACGGCGCCGGGAAAACCACGACGATCAAGATGATCGTGGGTCTTCTCCGGCCCACGGCAGGCACCGCGGGGATCAACGAGTTCGAGACCTGGCGTCAGCCGATCGAGGTCAAGCGAAGAGTCGGCGTCCTCCCCGAGGAGTTCAACCTCTACGACCGCCTCACCGGGTCCGAACTCCTGGACTTCACCGCGGCCATTCATCACATCCCAAAGAAGGATGCAGTTTCGCGCCGTCGCGAACTGCTCCACCTCCTCGACCTCGAAGACTCGGCGTCGGCGCTCATCGCCGACTACTCACGGGGGATGCGCAAGAAACTTGCGCTCGCTGCGGCGGTCATCCACGCTCCCCCGGTCCTGTTTCTCGACGAGCCGTTCGAAGGCGTCGATCCCGTCAGCGCCCGCCTCATCCGGCGGCTGCTCCAAAGCTACACGGCCCAAGGTTCGACGGTCGTGTTCTCGTCCCATGTGATGGATCTGGTGGAACGGCTGTGCACGAGGGTCGGGATCATGCTGCACGGCAAGCTGGTGGCCGAAGCGACTCCAACTGAACTCAAGGCGCAGCATGGATCGATGGAGGACGCATTCCTTTCGGCGGTGGGAGCCGAAGACCTCGGCGAAGGACTCGAATGGTTAACCGCCTCGTCTGGCTGA
- a CDS encoding 5' nucleotidase, deoxy (Pyrimidine), cytosolic type C protein produces MTPLRLGIDLDGVVADFNAGWIDRYNTEFETELPLHAVRTWDGLHTLTHFRNNREFWTWARGHGGGSIFRHLDLYQGALETLEALTAAGHHVVILTSKPSWAIHDTFAWLADKRIPTREVHIIEAKGRVPCDIYLDDAPYQLERLVAERPEATVCRFVRPWNGPIDHAVDVHSWDDFRLLASRQSE; encoded by the coding sequence ATGACCCCTCTACGGCTCGGCATCGATCTCGACGGCGTCGTCGCCGACTTCAACGCCGGCTGGATCGACCGATACAACACCGAGTTCGAGACGGAACTGCCGCTCCATGCCGTGCGCACCTGGGATGGGCTCCACACCCTGACGCACTTCCGGAACAACCGCGAGTTCTGGACCTGGGCCCGTGGCCACGGCGGCGGGAGCATTTTTCGACATCTCGATCTGTATCAGGGGGCACTCGAGACGCTCGAAGCCCTGACGGCCGCGGGGCATCACGTCGTCATCCTCACATCAAAACCCAGCTGGGCCATCCACGACACGTTCGCCTGGCTGGCCGACAAGCGCATCCCGACCAGGGAAGTCCACATCATCGAGGCCAAAGGGCGGGTTCCCTGCGATATCTATCTCGACGATGCGCCCTACCAGCTCGAGCGTCTCGTGGCCGAACGACCCGAGGCGACCGTCTGCCGCTTCGTCCGCCCGTGGAACGGGCCGATAGACCATGCAGTGGACGTGCACTCGTGGGACGACTTCCGGCTCCTGGCCTCTCGCCAATCCGAATAG
- a CDS encoding ABC transporter, phosphonate, periplasmic substrate-binding protein yields the protein MKNWRFLLLVAVFAMIAAACGSGATTTTAAPATTAATTTTAATTTTAAPTTTTTEAPPPAIGTPDNPIKVLFVPSVDAQVIVSGGQIMADALKQATGLNFEVSVPTSYAATIEEMCASPANTMGFIPGLGYVLASERCGVDVAFKAVRYGHSVYWAQIIVPRDSGYTQLSDLDGKTWAYPDTGSTSGYMVPTLMFNEAGVTPGEKLETGGHGATVLAVYRGDADFGTTYFSPPLMPDGNWEVGMSPDIPDDLVSSCAPTEDGKKLMCGDWRVLDARASVRTDAPDVIQKVKIMMISPSIPNDTLSFGPKFPTDVRKQIADALVAFSKTDAWDESIGNQDFYGWTGIEPAKDSEYDNLRKIVALVGYTPGG from the coding sequence ATGAAGAACTGGAGATTCCTGCTGCTCGTCGCTGTATTCGCAATGATCGCTGCCGCATGCGGTAGCGGAGCAACGACAACGACCGCAGCACCGGCCACGACGGCAGCAACGACAACGACGGCAGCAACGACGACCACCGCGGCACCAACCACCACCACGACAGAGGCGCCACCACCGGCCATCGGGACCCCTGACAACCCGATCAAAGTGTTGTTCGTCCCATCGGTCGACGCCCAAGTGATCGTCTCCGGTGGCCAAATCATGGCGGACGCTCTCAAGCAGGCGACCGGCCTCAACTTTGAGGTGAGCGTCCCGACGTCCTACGCGGCAACTATCGAAGAGATGTGCGCATCGCCGGCCAACACGATGGGATTCATCCCGGGACTCGGCTACGTCCTCGCCTCTGAGCGTTGTGGCGTCGACGTTGCCTTCAAGGCGGTTCGGTACGGTCACTCCGTCTACTGGGCGCAGATCATCGTGCCTCGCGACAGCGGCTACACACAACTCTCCGACCTCGACGGCAAGACATGGGCATACCCGGACACAGGCTCGACCTCGGGCTACATGGTGCCGACCCTCATGTTCAACGAAGCAGGTGTCACGCCTGGCGAGAAGCTCGAGACCGGCGGTCATGGTGCCACCGTCCTCGCGGTCTATCGCGGCGATGCAGACTTCGGCACGACCTACTTCTCGCCGCCACTCATGCCGGACGGGAACTGGGAAGTGGGCATGAGCCCGGACATCCCCGATGATCTCGTGAGTTCCTGCGCGCCGACCGAGGACGGAAAGAAGCTGATGTGCGGTGACTGGCGCGTGCTCGACGCACGCGCGAGCGTCCGCACCGATGCGCCCGACGTCATCCAAAAGGTGAAGATCATGATGATCTCGCCTTCGATTCCGAACGACACCCTGTCCTTCGGTCCGAAGTTCCCGACAGACGTGCGCAAGCAGATCGCAGATGCGCTCGTCGCGTTCTCGAAGACGGATGCATGGGATGAGTCGATCGGTAACCAGGACTTCTACGGATGGACCGGCATCGAGCCGGCAAAGGACTCCGAGTACGACAACCTGCGCAAGATCGTTGCCCTCGTCGGCTACACGCCGGGAGGCTGA
- the phnC gene encoding phosphate-import ATP-binding protein PhnC: protein MLKVEHLTKVYEGGTLALEDVNFEVPDGEFLAVIGLSGSGKSTLLRCINRLIEPTEGRITWNGIDITAAPQDQLRRIRRRIGMVFQHFNLVHRSKVLTNVLQGSLGYVNPVLSVINSFPKEQVQRALAQLDRVGLRDQAHKRADELSGGQQQRVGVARAMMQNPEMVLADEPVASLDPVLAHSIMQYLEVINRDDNVTVLCSLHFLDLVHRYADRAIALKDGHVVFEGPPVDIDDERFKEIYGKEAERVG from the coding sequence ATGCTGAAAGTCGAACACCTGACCAAGGTCTATGAGGGGGGCACACTCGCCCTCGAAGACGTCAACTTCGAAGTCCCCGACGGAGAGTTCCTCGCCGTGATCGGCCTGAGTGGCTCCGGCAAGTCCACGCTGCTGAGATGCATCAACCGTCTGATCGAACCCACGGAAGGTCGCATCACCTGGAACGGCATCGACATCACCGCCGCTCCACAAGATCAGCTCCGTCGCATCCGACGCCGTATCGGCATGGTGTTCCAACACTTCAACCTGGTCCACCGGTCGAAAGTCCTCACGAACGTGCTCCAAGGCAGCCTCGGGTATGTCAACCCGGTGCTGAGTGTCATCAACTCGTTTCCCAAAGAACAGGTCCAACGGGCGCTCGCTCAGCTCGATCGGGTCGGCCTGAGAGATCAGGCCCACAAACGCGCCGACGAGCTCTCCGGCGGCCAGCAACAGCGGGTTGGCGTGGCCCGAGCCATGATGCAGAACCCGGAGATGGTCCTCGCCGACGAACCCGTCGCAAGCCTCGACCCGGTGCTGGCGCACTCGATCATGCAGTACCTCGAAGTGATCAACAGAGACGACAACGTCACCGTGCTCTGCTCACTGCACTTCCTCGACCTCGTCCACCGTTATGCCGACCGCGCCATCGCACTCAAGGACGGCCACGTCGTCTTCGAAGGTCCACCCGTCGATATCGACGACGAGAGATTCAAAGAGATCTACGGAAAGGAGGCCGAGCGCGTTGGCTGA